Proteins encoded by one window of Bacteroidota bacterium:
- a CDS encoding LytTR family DNA-binding domain-containing protein has protein sequence MIKEYLNQPYPQFRNKWKIIIPISLFIALFMLIFQPFGLSEYHNSDKTLFIAGYGCVTFFILIINLFFVSRIFKKWFVEKYWTVLKQLLWLIWIIFTIGLGNYLYSCILFSFWSLYGFFIFQFYTLVVGIIPIIVLTILQQNIMLSQNLKSAKDFNSSLINKNDIVERQIVYLIADNHKDKFEIELSNLLYIESTGNYIEIFYSRDDKLKNTILRCALKRTEMQLDKFPSLVKCHRAFLVNIKKIIQVKGNSQGLRLILKNTETEIPVSRNLSKSLKDKMSVYRQQM, from the coding sequence ATGATTAAAGAATATTTAAACCAACCCTATCCGCAATTTAGGAATAAATGGAAGATAATTATTCCTATTAGCTTATTCATTGCATTATTCATGCTAATCTTTCAACCGTTTGGATTGTCGGAGTATCATAATTCAGATAAAACACTTTTTATAGCCGGATATGGTTGTGTAACCTTTTTTATTTTGATTATTAATTTATTTTTTGTTTCACGGATATTTAAAAAATGGTTCGTTGAAAAATATTGGACCGTATTAAAACAATTATTATGGCTTATTTGGATAATTTTCACAATTGGATTAGGTAATTACCTGTATTCATGTATTTTATTTTCGTTTTGGAGTTTGTATGGATTTTTTATTTTTCAGTTTTATACTTTAGTAGTTGGCATTATACCGATTATTGTTCTTACTATATTGCAGCAGAATATTATGTTGTCCCAAAACTTAAAATCAGCAAAGGACTTTAATAGTAGCTTGATAAATAAAAACGACATAGTAGAAAGACAAATTGTATACTTAATCGCAGATAACCACAAAGATAAATTTGAAATAGAATTATCAAACCTATTATATATCGAGTCAACCGGAAATTATATTGAGATTTTCTATAGTAGAGATGATAAATTAAAAAACACAATTTTGAGATGTGCCTTAAAACGGACAGAAATGCAACTTGATAAATTTCCTTCTTTAGTCAAGTGCCATAGAGCATTTCTGGTAAACATCAAGAAGATTATTCAGGTAAAAGGCAACTCACAGGGGTTGAGATTGATTTTAAAAAACACAGAAACGGAAATTCCCGTTTCACGTAACCTGTCAAAGAGCCTAAAAGATAAAATGAGTGTTTATCGGCAACAGATGTAA